Proteins encoded together in one Lysinibacillus sp. FSL K6-0232 window:
- a CDS encoding ornithine cyclodeaminase family protein, which produces MLVISAEEQRALVDIHEVMGCVEEALKEFSAQRTITPIRASLPFSNAQNTALIMPSVAEELKSVGLKVVMVAPNNTKSGKKTINGVVMLSDFDTGEPVALLEGSFLTMVRTGALSGVATKYLARQDAKKLCVIGTGEQAKGLVKAILAVRDIEEVFLYNRTAEKAHEFAAYIRNQFDIPAQVCADSNEAVRHADILVTTTSSSVPVFSELLKPGVHVNAVGSFRPTMQELPSSAIACADKVVVESTEAALEETGDLLSPINEGVFQASEIFGELGQIVAGELNGRANNEEITIFESVGLAVVDIVVAKYFYEKAIQHKMGTSITL; this is translated from the coding sequence ATGTTAGTTATTAGCGCTGAAGAGCAACGAGCCTTAGTGGATATTCATGAGGTGATGGGCTGTGTAGAAGAAGCTTTAAAGGAATTTTCAGCACAGAGAACGATCACACCTATTCGAGCATCACTTCCTTTTTCCAATGCTCAAAATACAGCATTAATTATGCCCTCTGTAGCAGAGGAATTAAAAAGTGTCGGGCTAAAGGTCGTGATGGTTGCCCCAAACAATACAAAATCAGGAAAGAAAACTATTAATGGTGTAGTCATGTTATCTGATTTTGATACAGGAGAGCCAGTTGCATTATTAGAAGGTTCGTTTTTAACAATGGTTAGAACAGGAGCCCTATCAGGTGTTGCCACGAAATATTTAGCACGTCAAGATGCTAAAAAGCTATGTGTAATTGGTACAGGAGAGCAAGCAAAGGGTTTAGTGAAGGCTATATTAGCTGTTCGCGATATTGAGGAGGTTTTTCTCTATAACAGAACAGCAGAGAAAGCACATGAATTTGCTGCCTATATTCGTAATCAATTTGATATACCTGCTCAAGTATGTGCGGATTCAAATGAGGCTGTTCGCCATGCAGATATACTTGTCACAACAACAAGCTCATCTGTGCCAGTTTTCTCTGAATTATTAAAGCCAGGTGTTCATGTAAATGCTGTAGGCTCCTTTAGACCAACAATGCAGGAGCTGCCTTCTAGTGCAATTGCTTGTGCTGATAAAGTAGTAGTGGAATCGACAGAGGCTGCGTTAGAGGAAACAGGTGATTTACTGTCACCTATCAATGAAGGGGTTTTTCAGGCAAGTGAAATCTTTGGTGAGCTTGGACAAATTGTTGCTGGTGAGCTAAATGGGCGAGCAAATAATGAGGAAATTACGATATTTGAGTCTGTTGGATTAGCTGTTGTAGATATAGTAGTTGCTAAATATTTTTATGAAAAAGCTATACAACATAAAATGGGGACAAGTATTACACTTTAA
- a CDS encoding dicarboxylate/amino acid:cation symporter, translating to MKWWRNQKLYIKIFIGVIVGVLLGLLFGPKIAVIKPIGDIFIRLLQMLIVPLAFLSIISGITKLKDIKMLKSIGGKIMLIYVLTTLVATLIGVATALVLKPGKGEKGLLAQAEAVERQEFSFIDNIVQWFPSNIVQSMAETNMLQIIIFAIFIGVALVLLGDKVNKIKELVNEGAELMIKVADIVIGFAPYGIMALIAHVVGTLGMDVLIEVGRYVLASFVGFLVILLVVYPILLKGLGKTSPIFFYKQVSPAMLVACSTTSSSATLPASMEVSRDGLKIPESIYGFTLPLGATLNMNGLASTLGVLSVFAANLYGISISFGMILQTAFLGVILAMGCAGVKGADVVTASLLLSTLGLPLTIIPIIAAVSPVVDMGNTVVNITGDLAGTQVVYQRNPEYASEEISTL from the coding sequence ATGAAATGGTGGAGAAATCAAAAGCTGTATATTAAAATTTTTATTGGGGTCATTGTTGGTGTCTTATTAGGCTTACTATTTGGACCAAAAATTGCTGTTATTAAGCCTATTGGAGATATTTTTATTCGCTTGCTACAAATGTTAATCGTGCCGCTTGCCTTTTTAAGTATTATATCGGGTATTACAAAGCTAAAAGATATTAAAATGTTAAAGTCCATTGGCGGAAAAATTATGCTAATTTACGTGCTTACTACTTTAGTAGCCACATTAATTGGTGTTGCAACTGCATTAGTGTTAAAGCCAGGCAAAGGAGAAAAGGGGCTTCTTGCTCAGGCTGAGGCTGTGGAACGACAAGAGTTTAGCTTTATTGATAATATTGTGCAATGGTTTCCGTCCAATATTGTGCAATCAATGGCAGAAACAAATATGCTACAAATTATTATATTCGCTATTTTTATTGGAGTAGCCCTTGTGCTTCTTGGAGATAAAGTGAATAAAATTAAGGAGCTAGTGAATGAAGGGGCAGAGCTGATGATTAAAGTGGCAGATATTGTTATCGGTTTTGCACCATATGGCATTATGGCATTGATTGCACATGTTGTTGGAACGCTTGGTATGGATGTCCTTATTGAAGTAGGACGCTATGTACTAGCATCTTTTGTTGGCTTTTTAGTCATTCTCTTAGTCGTTTATCCAATATTATTGAAGGGACTAGGCAAAACAAGTCCAATTTTCTTTTATAAACAGGTTAGTCCAGCAATGCTTGTAGCTTGCAGTACAACATCAAGCAGTGCAACACTTCCTGCTTCCATGGAGGTGTCGAGAGATGGACTTAAAATACCAGAAAGTATATACGGCTTTACATTGCCACTAGGTGCTACATTAAATATGAATGGCTTAGCATCAACGTTAGGGGTTCTATCTGTATTTGCTGCTAATTTATATGGCATCTCCATATCATTTGGTATGATTTTACAAACTGCCTTTTTAGGAGTAATTCTTGCAATGGGCTGTGCTGGGGTGAAAGGAGCGGATGTTGTAACAGCATCCTTATTGCTTTCTACGCTAGGACTGCCACTTACTATTATACCAATTATTGCAGCAGTATCCCCAGTTGTGGATATGGGCAATACCGTTGTCAATATTACAGGTGACTTAGCTGGCACACAGGTTGTCTACCAAAGAAATCCAGAATATGCGAGCGAAGAGATTTCAACTTTATAA
- a CDS encoding IS607 family transposase, giving the protein MQRYSIRKFADLIDVNPQTLRNWDKEGKLKPAYVNPDTGYRYYSEEQLQEQLGKIAEEKIVVGYCRVSSKKQQADLERQVQNMKTYLLAQGKPFKIVTDIGSGINYNKKGLNEVIDLVMDKKVSKIVVLYKDRLVRFGYELIKNICDKNNVSIEIIDHNEKSEQEEVVEDLVQIITVFSCKLQGKRSKKTKELIKELKKDD; this is encoded by the coding sequence ATGCAAAGATATTCGATAAGAAAATTCGCTGACCTTATTGATGTCAATCCTCAGACTTTGCGTAACTGGGATAAAGAAGGCAAGTTGAAACCCGCCTACGTGAACCCAGATACAGGCTATAGGTATTATTCAGAAGAACAATTACAAGAGCAACTCGGGAAGATAGCCGAGGAAAAGATTGTGGTTGGTTATTGCCGTGTCAGCTCCAAGAAGCAGCAAGCAGATTTGGAGCGACAGGTTCAGAACATGAAGACGTATCTGTTGGCGCAAGGAAAGCCTTTTAAAATCGTGACGGATATCGGAAGTGGTATCAATTACAACAAGAAAGGCTTAAATGAAGTGATTGATTTGGTAATGGATAAGAAAGTCTCTAAAATCGTTGTTCTTTACAAGGATAGGCTTGTCCGATTCGGCTACGAACTCATCAAAAACATTTGCGACAAGAACAATGTGAGCATCGAAATCATCGACCACAATGAGAAATCCGAACAGGAGGAAGTCGTTGAGGATTTGGTTCAGATTATCACAGTGTTCAGTTGCAAGCTCCAAGGGAAACGTTCCAAGAAAACGAAGGAACTGATTAAGGAGCTGAAAAAAGATGATTAA